A part of Halobaculum sp. MBLA0143 genomic DNA contains:
- a CDS encoding HAD family hydrolase produces the protein MHLVVDYGGVVAHHDDPHEQLERILGVDPETELRRVALAYFAFRDGFLRTTEEYLDLLSTVTGASRGACREYLDERWLDPELPAAHAAALRTLAADHTLVCFSNGVRPWIETVLADHDVLECFGELVVSSEIRRAKPHPRGYVDCLPEGDERVAMVSDEYDEDLLMAEQFGMTSVWVENDDEPRYGEPDHRAASFAEFPAVVREVDGE, from the coding sequence ATGCACCTCGTCGTCGACTACGGCGGCGTCGTGGCCCACCACGACGACCCCCACGAACAACTCGAGCGGATCCTCGGCGTCGATCCCGAGACAGAGCTGCGACGCGTCGCGCTCGCGTACTTCGCGTTCCGCGACGGGTTCCTCCGGACCACCGAGGAGTATCTCGATCTCCTCTCGACGGTCACGGGGGCGTCACGCGGGGCGTGCCGCGAGTACCTCGACGAGCGTTGGCTCGACCCCGAGCTGCCGGCAGCACACGCCGCCGCGCTCCGGACGTTGGCAGCCGACCACACGCTCGTCTGTTTCAGCAACGGGGTCCGGCCGTGGATCGAGACGGTACTGGCCGACCACGACGTGTTGGAGTGTTTCGGCGAACTCGTCGTCTCCTCGGAGATCCGACGGGCGAAACCCCACCCACGGGGGTACGTCGACTGTCTGCCCGAGGGCGACGAGCGTGTGGCCATGGTCAGCGACGAGTACGACGAGGATCTGCTGATGGCCGAGCAGTTCGGGATGACCTCCGTGTGGGTCGAGAACGACGACGAGCCGCGGTACGGGGAGCCGGACCACCGCGCCGCGTCGTTCGCCGAGTTCCCCGCGGTGGTCCGCGAGGTCGACGGGGAGTGA
- a CDS encoding methylmalonyl-CoA mutase: protein MYDEDDLASIRESREEWEAETRDPVLDRHGERRDRFATVSNLEVDRLYGPEDVADIDFEEDIGFPGEEPYTRGPYPTMYRGRTWTMRQFAGFGTAEETNERFHYLTDNGQTGLSTAFDMPTLMGKDSDDPLSDGEVGKEGVAVDTLRDMEILFDGIDLSEVSTSFTINPSAPVIYAMYIALADQQGVDRDQLRGTMQNDMLKEFIAQKEWVIPPEPSLETVTDTVEFAVEETPGLYPISISGYHIREAGSTAIQELAFTLADGFAYVEAARERGLDTDEFAPQLSFFFNSHNSIFEEVAKFRAARRIYQNVMGEWYDAEKPESKRLKFHTQTAGQSLTAQQPLNNIVRVTIQALAGVLGGTQSLHTNSFDEALALPSEKAVRVALRTQQIIAEESGAADSVDPLAGSFMVESLTDEVEEKAMAYIEEIREMGDGSVRDGVLKGIQEGYFHREIQESSYEYQERVDAGEETVVGVNEYEIEEDTEPDLLSVDEEVQERQLERLESVKEERDDDEVRERLAALDDALDTEENVMPYIVDAVKAYATMGEIMDVFEREYGSYRETVGLAS from the coding sequence ATGTACGACGAGGACGACCTCGCGTCGATCCGCGAGTCCCGCGAGGAGTGGGAAGCGGAGACGCGCGACCCGGTACTGGACCGACACGGCGAGCGAAGAGATCGGTTCGCCACCGTGTCGAATCTGGAGGTCGACCGGCTGTACGGGCCGGAGGACGTGGCCGACATCGACTTCGAGGAGGACATCGGGTTCCCGGGCGAAGAGCCGTACACGCGCGGGCCGTACCCGACGATGTACCGCGGCCGGACGTGGACGATGCGGCAGTTCGCCGGCTTCGGCACCGCCGAGGAGACGAACGAGCGGTTCCACTACCTCACGGACAACGGTCAGACCGGGCTGTCGACGGCGTTCGACATGCCGACGCTGATGGGGAAAGACTCCGACGACCCACTGTCGGACGGCGAGGTGGGCAAAGAGGGGGTCGCGGTCGACACCCTCCGCGACATGGAGATCCTCTTCGACGGGATCGACCTGAGTGAGGTGTCCACCTCGTTCACGATCAACCCCAGCGCCCCGGTGATCTACGCCATGTACATCGCGCTGGCGGACCAGCAGGGTGTCGACCGGGACCAGCTCCGCGGCACCATGCAGAACGACATGCTGAAGGAGTTCATCGCACAGAAGGAGTGGGTGATCCCGCCGGAGCCGTCGTTGGAGACGGTGACGGACACGGTCGAGTTCGCCGTCGAGGAGACGCCCGGGCTCTACCCGATCTCGATCTCGGGGTACCACATCCGCGAGGCCGGCTCGACGGCGATCCAGGAGCTGGCGTTCACGCTGGCCGACGGGTTCGCCTACGTGGAGGCCGCCCGCGAGCGCGGCCTCGACACGGACGAGTTCGCCCCGCAGCTGTCCTTCTTCTTCAACTCCCACAACTCGATCTTCGAGGAGGTGGCGAAGTTCCGCGCGGCCCGCCGGATCTACCAGAACGTGATGGGCGAGTGGTACGACGCCGAGAAGCCGGAGTCCAAGCGGCTGAAGTTCCACACCCAGACGGCGGGCCAGTCGCTGACCGCCCAACAGCCGCTCAACAACATCGTCCGCGTGACGATCCAGGCGCTGGCGGGCGTGCTCGGCGGGACACAGAGCCTCCACACCAACTCCTTCGACGAGGCGCTCGCGCTCCCCTCCGAGAAGGCCGTCCGAGTGGCGCTGCGGACCCAACAGATCATCGCCGAGGAGTCCGGTGCCGCCGACTCCGTCGACCCGCTCGCCGGCTCGTTCATGGTCGAGAGCCTCACCGACGAGGTCGAGGAGAAGGCGATGGCGTACATCGAGGAGATCCGCGAGATGGGCGACGGCTCGGTCCGCGACGGGGTCCTGAAGGGGATCCAGGAGGGTTACTTCCACCGCGAGATCCAGGAGTCCAGCTACGAGTACCAGGAACGGGTCGACGCCGGCGAGGAGACGGTCGTCGGTGTCAACGAGTACGAGATCGAAGAGGACACCGAACCCGACCTGTTGTCGGTCGACGAGGAGGTTCAGGAGCGCCAACTGGAACGGCTCGAGTCCGTCAAGGAAGAACGCGACGACGACGAGGTGCGCGAACGGCTGGCGGCGTTGGACGACGCACTCGACACCGAGGAGAACGTGATGCCGTACATCGTGGACGCGGTGAAGGCGTACGCCACGATGGGCGAGATCATGGATGTGTTCGAACGCGAGTACGGCTCCTACCGGGAGACGGTGGGGCTGGCGTCGTAG